DNA from Podarcis muralis chromosome 13, rPodMur119.hap1.1, whole genome shotgun sequence:
GACAAGCCAGCAGCCTGGGCCCTGTTTGCCAGCTGATGTCAcaaagtgctgctttgcaagcaagcCTTATAGTGCCCTGCAAGATGGATGCCTGTCAGATAATGGTGAGAGACTTGAGAGAGTTTATCATCATTCTGATGATCAAATGGATTCTGAAGGTAGATGGCCCAGAAGAGGTgagtggcattattattattattattattattattattattattaattattagcgTCACCCATCACTGATGCATGTGGCTTGGCTCCCTGGATTGCTTTGTCCACAGATGTTGATACCTTGGCAGGTCCTCAGCTGTGGCCTCCAGATgatattttctgttgtgaattacTGGTTGGTAActtcctctgtttttattttcctttctgtctcacaGCTTCTCAGAAAGGAAGGCCACAGCAGCTGCCATGGTGCCATAAGAAAGAAATATCACTTGAAATCGTGGTATGTTAATTCCATGGGGAATCCATTtcccacttatttatttattttaatttttatactgctttatattttaaataaaaatcccAAAGCGGTTTGcagaataataaaacaacaaaacaataaaacaatagctgggcgatgttcctccggcctcaggaggagcctcttcagtggggctggcagGTGGGTCTGGGCCTcgccccccaggccaggtggaaagggccttgcagggagcggccttcaccctcccacctgcccccctaTGTCCCTCCGCTGGCTGACCACCCCCTGATGTggctggggggagagaaaacctgAAAGGCAATCTGCCCCAGAAGAAAATCTTTGGGGAGGGTCCCCTAGAGTGGATGCCTGTCCCCTAGAGTGGATGCCTATGGCAGGAGAGTAAAATgtccttcttcctttgcagggCCGTGGTTTGGAAGCGCCGGTCAGGGCTCCGGCCAAGCAGCAGCCCAGCGGTGCCACGTCCAAAACCAACATCGGCAGGTATGCTGTGCCCTTCtgtggcaggggtggggcagTCTGAGGATGGCACGGCCGGTGTGCTGGgctattgcctcataagaaaaggtttttgatagagggtgaattgaacgggtggagggttggaggagaggcagaaagaagagctcattcgaccgtggctagggggcgcgaTCTGGACGGTtctccaggggcgcaagatcactcaGCTACGGCTCTGCGTACAGGAGGCCCTTgacatttgagagcccaaagttggCCCTTGGTTGGGCACAGTTCCAGGTTGAaacctgtggaggcccctaggcagtcaaaatatCCCTGGGCTCCTTGCAAATCATATCCTGATACGTTTTTTATTTTAGCAACCAACAATAATTAATAGGCAAAACAAACAGTACTTATTCTGATCCGTTGTTGCCTGGCCCATAGGCCTACTCTGTCCTTTGAATAATCTGGCTCTGGTGGAGATCAATCCCAGAATTCGCCCTGTCTCCCCCAATCATACTAACTGAGCTTGTTTCTTCCTTAGGCGAGAGGccggccagagcaaagggggaaaggctcCCAGCTCAGGTAAGTGGAAATGCCCACTGAGTGCCCCATATTCTAGGAATGCTTCCTTCCCTtgtcccccaccctcctgccccagactggggctagCATGGCAGGGAGCCAGGCGCCTGctcatgtttcttttttctttgcagtgtgggagcctttccccaacaCATATTTTGTTCTGGCGAAATCCCTGGAGAGGCGTGGCGAACATCAGGTACGAGGGCAGAGGGAATGAAGGGATCCTTGTGAAACATGTTTTGGGAGTCCTAgaaacactctccccacctgtggcttccaTTCTCATGTGATGTCCTtcttcctccacagggccacgcctccagggatgaggctccagTGCCGGCTCCCGGAATGAAGAACCGAACAACATCCCGGCGGTTCCCGGCTGTCGTCCCTCACGGCGCGTCCCCCCTGCCCCTCCTCCGTATGGGCATGGCTCCATCCCGGCCCGGTttggcacagaagcagcagccaaagtttcctcccattaaaacagcttctcaggtgagggaggagacttgGGCTGTTGCTTCTGTGCTAGGCCGGTCGGACGCCCGTACGGTGGAGAAGTGGGGAGCCCTGATAAGATCAGGTAAGTGGAAATGTCCCTTCCCAggtcccccaccctcctgccccagactggggctagCGTGGCTGGGAGACAGGCGCCTGATGATGTCTCTGTTTCCTTTGCAGCGAGGGAGAAGTTCAGCCGTGGAACTGCCGCATTCCTCCGGGAGGGACTGGAGCCCAGACGACGGCCTCTCGCCCCTGAGGTAATGGgacaggggggaggaggggggcctTAGGAAACACAAaaggatcaggccaagggtccgtctggtccagcctcctcttctcccaggggccacccagatgccgCTGCGAAAGCAGCCAACAAGATTTGAGCCCAAGAAGCAGTGCTTCAAAGATCCCTTCTTTCTTGCAGGATCTCGATCGTGCACCGCTGTGGCTGCTGCCGAAGCCTCCTCCAAAAGGACCAGGTAAGAGGAAGGGTGCCTTTGCATGGGGCGGGGAGAAGGCTGGGGGCCTTCCTACAGGGGTTGctttactacagctcccattgtctTTGACCACTGtcctttctccccttctttttttataaaaaaaccacaGCTTGAGGATTCCACAGCTTGACGAATTCCAGAGCGTTTGGATCTCTGCTGAAGGACTGtattccggtttctgattttttCAGCTGCTGAAGCATTTGAAAGCTTTACAAATACAGGCTTTACAAATGTGAAGAGCGTACTTTTCCCTGTTCATCCTTTGGACACACcggataattttgttgttgttgttgttccaaatttcttccaaatttattctacaaatatctcaataataaaatttcattgattgacttccatcacTTTTTGAACAAACTTGTATCTGTTATTCCTTATTTCCCCCACACAATCTCTTACAAATATACTAAGTTGCATCCTGCAGGGATAAATGCCTCGCCCTGAAGAGAGACTGCTTCCCATCACTCATTTAAGGGTTGGACCACCAGGAGCAGGAAGAAAGTAAAGAAAAATCTGTCCCAGGATCTGTTTCCTTCTTCCTGCTCTGCATGGGGACCAGGGCACACTAGCCATCAGCAACAGGAGGGCATCTTCTGCACATATATTTTCCAAATGCATTCTAGGTGGTTAGTTCTGCCCCACTGAAGCCAGCTTGTACCTTCCCCTATTATTGTGACTCACAATTGCTACCTTCAGGCTGCTTCTGTGGGGAAAGGGATGGGCAGGGAGACGATGAGCCCCACtctcagtaagagctgttcgacagtggaatttgctgccaaggagtgtggtggagtctccttctttggaggtctgtaagcagaggcttgacaaccatatgtcaggagtgctctgatggtgtttcctgcttggcagggggttggactcgatggcccttgtggtctattccaactctatgattctattctatgattctatgattcttcttcttctggaagggGAATAACTAACAAAAAGGGAGCAAAACACAGAGAGTGAAATTTTCACAGCCCCACAGTTGTGCTAAACACCAAGAACTCTCCCCATTAAGAATAAGCAAAACCAGGGGCATCTTGCCCATAGAGCTAAGTGGCGAAggcgccagggcgccaagttctggagggcaccagggaagaggcggaggctggatgtgGCACCTTCAGGCATCAGTTGCCCTCCCCCGCCTCGCTGAAGCAGTGCCCTAAAAAGGTCaccaactctgggaaatggggagggagggcaccggagggatctttgcaccatggcgccatatctacttaagacggccctgagcaGAACCAAGCTCACTGTGTTGCTCTTCTGATATCAACGTATGGGGTTAATGATTCACAAAGTTTTATGCATTTGGGATCAATCCTACGAAATTGTTTTGCCGATTCCCGACGCAGAGAATTAGGTTGGGCTGCTCATCCAAGCTGTCAACTGCCTGGCAATGGTTCTGTCCTGTGACAAAGGTATTTGAGAGCAGAAGCCGTAAAGGAGTCTAGAAGTGTTGTGAAGTGCTGGAAAGCTGCAGAATCATTTAGCATGCTGAATCACTGTGACTCATCTTGAGGAGGACTCCTCTGTGTAAGTACagtatctgcttgcaggcagaATCAGAGTGTGCGATGGAGCCTGAGCTCTGGGAAGCCTGTGCTCAATGGAGGCTGTTGGTGCATAATGCCTCTGTGTGACTCAgtaactctgtgtatgctctggaGCTAGTTCAATCTTCTGTTCACTATGCTGTTATTTGcaaacaagtttatttttaacTCAGTAAAGTTTTGATTCTTTTACTGAAGAAGACTCTGCGTTAATTAATTTACGCTGGGCGTCAGGTTCTTCAAAGTGTGGCAGATAGCAGTTGCTCCCAGCCTGGCCTAGATAGACCAAGGATTGACCCACCCAGGGGCCTTTTTAGGCCATAGCTCAGCACCTGTGCAAGGCCACAGggtcagtcctcagcatctccaggtgaggcttGGGGAAACTCTGATTCCCAGGTGAGCTGTTGCCAGCCAGGCCAGAGGAAGGCAGTCTGGAGCTCCCGGTACCTGGGACCTGGCTCCTGAGGCAGCTGTCTATGCAGCCCAGTGGGTGAGGTCTTCTGCCAGGCAAAGGGCCAGGCGCTTTCCTGCATATTCACCTCTGGCAACTGAACCCTCTATGGCTGAGCTTCAGTCTGTCTCTCTCTGCACCTGTGTTGGGTTCACACAGCGGGAGTGCCAATGCTTCTTGCATccttagaatcaaagaattgtggagttggaagggaccttgaggatcatctagtccaacccactgcattgcaggaagatgcagctgtGCCAGATGGGGACCGAACCTGCAAGTTGGGCCTTCTCATTCCCACACCTGAAGCCAAGCAGGGAGTTGAATCAAGGCCCTTCTGGGTGCCcagaagatgctctgccactgagctgtagccCCTCCCAAACAGAAACACAGGAAGGGGATTTAGACCCTAGATTGCGCCATCtacctcagagtggctggggcaacccaggaagatgggcggggtacaaataactcatcctgaagcaaaattcttaacccgaggtactatttctgggttagtggagtctataacctgaagcgcctgttcTAAAAAGcagatatctcccccccccccaaagatcctgggaactataatttGTTAGGGGCTCTGGGAACAGCTCCCATTAGCAGAGATCCGTGGAGTCCTAGGAACTCCGTCATGAGGAGGaaccaggaaggaaggagaagctcAGATGCCAGGTTCTTGAGTTGGGGAGGGACCCCGTGCCTTGGAAATGGAAAACCGTTGGGTGTTGAGTGTCCCAGGATTGTGCCTTGCCTTCAAGGGGGACGCCTGGGAGATGGGGTTTGGTCCTGCCCCAGGTCTAACAGAAGACCATATATTGGAGGATAGGAAGGGATTCCCCTCAGATCAGATTGGCTCAGGTGTATCTGAGAGGAGTCAGCAGATGTagcgacagctagactggggactgggagcagccgccgggaccacagaacactggtcctaaaggatctacagtggctcccagtacatttgtgagcacaattcacagtgtgggtcctgtatacctgacATAGGGTTGCCACCTGGTTCTTTAAAAACAGAGTTTTAAAATTCCATCCTTGACAGGAATCTTAAAAGGATAGGAATCTGGCTGCAAAACCTTCTTTTGAGCAAGTCCAGCTATGAAGCTAGCTGCCTTCCTTCCCTTTGCCCCACTTAAGAAAGAATCAGGCATCAACCTGGGAACTTTAAAAATAAGCTTTATTTACTTTATAAATCATGCATCGGTTCACATCAATAGTGTCATTAAAAACTGTGCAGGCAAAATAGTGTTATACATTTGCTGGATACCCCCCCGAAACCCCAGAAATACACAAAAGGTAgaattttgattaattgggattTCAGTGAAAGTACAGGCTGCACAACTGTGCTAGACAAGGAATTCCTGGGCTGACTTTTGCAAACCAGGCTGGCCCGTCTAGCAAAGAGCAAATATGTTAACACACCTGAGATTGCTGGGCACACGACCCAAGGGGAAGTGGGGATGAGCCCCAAAGGTATGGTGGGTACACAGCCTATGGTTTCAAGGGAAAGGTCTCTAGCAGGCTTTAGCTTGCAAAGGGCAGAAGCGTAGTGagatttattttgtattatttcttTGCACCATCACTGCGCGTGACCCTTTGAAAAGAGGCTCCTTAAGGTCTCTAATCTGAAGCAAGGAGGCAACAGCGAAAGGCTGAGGGTCCAGGGTGGTCCCTGAGTCCAGCTGAAAGACAGAAGCCAGGATCTGCCAGTTTAGACTTCTGGGTTCCCTGGCATTTCCCATATGTATCCTCTGGGACAACACTGGTCCTCTACCACCACTGGCTATTCCTGGTCTCAGCTCGCGTGtgacgctacagttcccagatggaCACAGAGTACAACTGTGAACATTAAAAAGTCAGGAGCCACCAGCAATTTCATGCTCTGTGAGTTTGCCCAGCAGCATGGTGTGGCAATGCAATAATTGGGGAATCTGCAGATAGTGAGAGCCCATTCACATGAGAGCCCATACTGTATCCTGCTTCCGCCACAGGGCCAGGTctccagggatgaggctccagCTTCCAGGATGAAGAGCAAGATAACATCCCGGCGGTTCCCGGCTGAGAACCCTcgcacctcttccccactgcccTTCTCCGTGTGGGCATGGCTCCTTCACGGCCCTGTTTGGTGCAGAAGCAACACCCAAAGTTTCCTCCCATTAAAACAGCATCTCAAGTTATTTCAGAGAGGGAGGAGACTTTGGTTTCTGCTTCTGTGCTAGGCTGGTCGGGCCGGAGCCCAGACGCCCGTACGGAGGAGGACAGGTTggggcagctaagaagatcagataggaggaaatgcccccttcccaggtccccccccctcctgccccagactgggCTAGTGTGGCTGGGAGCCAGGCGCTTGCTGATGTCTCCGTTTTCTTTGCAGGTAGGGAGTCTTTCCCCAACATATACTTTGTTCTGGTCAAATCCCTGGAGAGACGTGACGACCCTCAGGTACTGGGGCAGAGGGAACAAAGGGGTCCTTCCATAGTTTTTGGCCCATCAGAGGCCCATTCTCACATGATGTCCTGCTTCCTCCACAGGGCCACAcctccagggatgaggctccagCGCCTGCTCCCGGGACGAAGAACGAGAGACCATCATGGCGGTTCCCAGCCCCTGACCCTCGCCTGCCTCACCCTCCATCTGTGCGGGCATGGCTCCTTCCCGGCCCTACTTGGCGCAGAAAGAGGAGCCAAGGTTTCCCCCCATCAAGAACACCTCCAGAGTTATTCCGGAGCCGGGGGAGACTTGGGCTGCTGCCTCTGTGCCATGCCGGCCGGGACGGAGCCCAGATGCCCGTACGGAGGAGGACAGGTTGGGGCAGCAGATAAGATCAGGTAAGTGGAAATGCCCCTTCCCAGgtcccccccctcctgccccagactgaGCTATCGTGCCTGGGAGCCAGGCGCCTGCTGATGTCTCCGTTTGTTTTGCAGGGAGTAGAAGGTTCAGCCTGGGAACCGCTGCATCCCGGGAGGGACTGGAGCCCAGACAAAAGCCGCTCACCCCATAGCTAATGGGACAGGGGGAAGGACAAAGACCCCCATAGGGAGGCAGTGTGGAAAGGCTCAGAGTTCAGGTAGGGGGAAATGCCAATTGAgtgctggagtggggggggggggggagcaggccagTCTCTCCCCAGCCCCTCGCCCCCTCCTTCCAAGCCAGGGGTCTGGCCATTATGTGCCCAGGCAGGAGCAGCGTTCGTTGGCAGCCAGTGGTGACGTGGGCATGGGCAGCATGGCAGGGGGGCTTGTTCtgtccccctccttccctgggtCAGCTGGCCAGACACCCTCGCCAGCGCTCAGGCTATCCCTACAGAAGGGGGCCCTATGACCCCATCATAGGAGGGCCCTGCCTCCACTGGCTTGCCTGACCATGGGCTGCTACTGGGCTCCTCTGTGCCAAACAGGAGAAGGAGGGATGTGGAAGagtgaggaagggagggagctgGGAGGGCagactggcgggggggggggagaaaatattAAGGGCAATGTGCCCCAGAAGGAAATCATTGGGGATGGCCCATGGGACCACTGACCACTAGGGAGTACAATgtccttcttcctttgcagggCTGTGGATTGGGAAAACCTCCAGCAGCCCAGCGGTGCTGGGAAATCCAGTGAAATTCGGAGGTATGCTGTGACCTTCTGTGGCAGGAGAAGTGTTTCCCTGTCATCTTACCAATGCAGGTAAAAAAAAGTTCCTGCCCCGAGGGGCTTACAATCTTTAATATGacacagggagggaagagagaaaggttGAGGTCCAGGCTGGATCCTGAGTCCTCCTGCGAGACATAAGCCAGGGTTTCTGAGTTTAGACTTTGGGATTCCCGGACATTTCCCACCTGTAacttcttcctctgttttcattttccttcctgTCTCACAGCTTCTCAGAAAGGAAGGACGATGCAGCGGTTGTGGCGCCAGGAATCACTGGAAGTCGTGGGATGTTAATTCCATGGGGAATCCATTCCCCACATGTGCAGGAAGGTTGTGGCCCCGACCTGCATGAAACAGGGCTGGGTTGGGGTGTTGCAGGCCGGTCTTGCACCACCCCCTCGCCCCCTCCTTCCAAGCCAGGGGTCAGGCGCCCAGGCAGGAGCAGCGATCATTGGCAGCCAGTGGTGATGtgtattttcctttctgtctcccaggtcctaagagGCTACTGTACCGCAGGGCCCAAATGGACAAAGGGGTGACGGCCATGGAAGATGTGGGATGTTAATTCCATGGGGAATCCATTCCCCACATGTGCCAGATATGGCTCGGGTTGGTGAAAGTGCGTCTGAGTTGACGTTCTGCCAGTAGTTTTTGGCCCCTCACAGCCCATTCTCATGTGATGTCCCtcttcctccacagggccacgCCTCCAGGGACGAGGCTCCAGCTCCGGCTCCCGGGATGAAGAACCGAACAACATCCCAGCGGTTCCCGGCTGATGTCCCTCGGGGCGCGTCCCCACTGTCCCTTCTCCGTACGGGCATGGCTCCTTCCCGGCCCAGTTTGGCTCCCTGGCTTGCCTTGTCCACAGATGTTGATAGCTTGGCAGGTCCTCAGCTGTGGTCCCCAGATgatattttctgttgtgaattacTGGTTGGTAActtcctctgtttttattttcctttctgtctcacaGCTTCTCAGAAAGGAAGGCCACAGCAGCTGCCATGGTGCCATAAGAAACAAATATCTCTGGAAATTGTGGTATGTTAATTCCATGGGGAATCCATTtcccacttatttatttattgtaattgttatactgctttatattttaaataaaaatcccAAAGCGGTTTGCAGAATAATAAAACAACCAAACACTCCGGCCTcaggaggagcctcttcagtggggctggcagGTGGGGCTGGGCCTGGCCCcctggccaggtggaaagggccttgcagggagcggccttcacccTCCCACCTGCCCCCTAGGTCCCTCCGCTGGCTGGCCGTCCCCTGATGTggctggggggagagaaaagctgaAAGGCAATCTGCCCCAGAAGAAAATCTTTGGGGAGGGCCCACAGGACCCCTGTCCCCTAGAGTGGATGCCTTTggcaggctgctttcttctccagtgacaaaaagccttctgtttcgacggcaaaagctttcaggggagcatttgcaagcgtttggcaccatttttgagtgaattgccaaaagtcagatttttgctgaaattgtgaccccggggcttagggatttttttcaaaaaaatctttttcctccgGATAAGttcctgagggctgatttcttgttctgtgattaaaaagccttctgtttcgactgccaaacctttcagtgtagcatttgcaaatgtttggcaccatttttgagtgaattgccaaaagtcagatttttgttgacatTGTGACctctgggcttagggattttctcaaaaaaataatatttcgcCTGTTAAGTTGCTAACAATATAGGAGAAAAACACACAGAGTGAATTTTTCACAGCCCCACAGTTGTTGTTTGAGTTTATTTATTGAACTATTTAAGCATGCAAAATAGGGCACGGATGTCAGGGTTGATGGGGCCAAGTAGGCATGATGGGAGCAACAGTATTTGTTCTTTAAGTGTGTCTGCCACATTTACATGTGAGGAAGCCGGAATCCAGCAGCAATGCAACAGAATAAGAAATCTAGCCAATATTGTCTGCATTGCTGACACACATCTAAAGCAGCAGGTAAGTTTTGGCACTTTGAAGTCAGTGCTTTTTATTCACACAATGTTCCCAGTTGCGCCTCAGCTGTGTCATATCTACGGGAAACTGCCCAGAATAGACCCACATCCCATGTCATTCTGGCCTCCTTCGGGAGAAAGGGtgaaatataaattcaataaatgaaataattataaGCGAGTGTCCGGCTtgggaacgttctttggaagcccaacatctgacatggcttccttctgagagcaggaagctcctgcagccaatcggaagccgtcccttgcccccccccttctAGAACCCACCACTCTCAACCAACTCTcaactgcctcccccccaacatTCAGACTCGCTTTAATAGCATAACTCTGCCCCACTACTGTGAACTGAGTTACTGAGTTACACTGCTATGGCTGACCTTCGCAAAGGTAAGAACCTGGAACCCCAtaggattatagaattgtagagttgggagggaccccaagggtcatctagaccaacccccagctaaagcatccatggcagatggccatcccacctcagctgaagaacctccaaggaaggagagtcttctGCCTCCTGAGGGATTtcttcccactgtcaaacagctcttgctgtcagaaagcttttcttgaagttgagtcagaatctccttattGTAGCTTGAATCCACGGCTTCAGGTCCTgagggcctctggagcaggagaaaacaatccctgtgacagcccttgagatattgagaGGGCTGCATGGTGTGGCTCTCATATCCATGTCCTGAGGGACAGAGagcaaaacatctctctctctcccctttctccagccCAGGCAGAATTGCaaggggtcagtgcatctggctggtaAGAAGACGGTCAGAGTTTGGAGCCCAGCcagggctggctgtgggcaggatattttctgttgtgaattaccatatttttcgctctataggacacactttttccccttcaaaaatgaaggggaaatgtgtgtgcgtcctatggagcaaagaagccatagccccgcgacttTCTCCCAGCTGGAAAGGTGACGcgcgactatggcagcagcctctccgctgcgcctttccgctgctccctgacctgctctttggggctggtggtgggcttcccctgccagccccaaagagcaggtcgaaaggaacctgaagcctggagagggagaggggtcggtgcacaccgacccctctcactctccaggtttCCAAGGTAAGCCGCctgaacggcaccttgttttagagaggggaaacaagagggggaaaattctccccctctctgtgcagcgcctcctgccgcttcactgaaggggcgctgggcagagagggggagaattttttttcttgttcttccccctctaaaacaaggtgcgtcctattgtccggtgcgtcctatggtgcgaaaaatacggtactggttggtaacttcctctgtttttattttcctttctgtctcacaggttctcaggcaggaagaCATCAGCATAAACAAATAGCGCTG
Protein-coding regions in this window:
- the LOC144325209 gene encoding uncharacterized protein LOC144325209, whose translation is MKNRTTSRRFPAVVPHGASPLPLLRMGMAPSRPGLAQKQQPKFPPIKTASQVREETWAVASVLGRSDARTVEKWGALIRSAREKFSRGTAAFLREGLEPRRRPLAPEDLDRAPLWLLPKPPPKGPGE